GACTGTCCTGCAAAATTGAGATCAGCGAAATACTGGTAGAGTGAGAATTTTTTCATCTACTAATTGTCATtggccttcttctttttttatcagAGATGCTTGTACCTTGTTCTTGATGGATCTCCCCAGTCACTCCATCCTTCAGGGATAATGATGCCTTCGAGTTGGCAGTAGGAATAGACCACTCTTGCATACCTTCCCCAAGCTCTTCCCAAGTAGAGAATGCCAGAGCCATCCAGCCTGCAGTCCAGGAAAGAGAACCCGGAATCATCCTTTGGTGAATTCCTTTGAGAAGCTGCGACTGCTCCATAGCTCATTGCAACTGCATGAAGTCTGCAGCCCTGCTTCACATCAAGACACTCATGAATAGATCCGAGACTACAAGATCTAAGCAGAACAACGTGAACATTTCACTGTTCTCTTATCACCCAGTACAGCAGTGacagatattttgatctaaatcagTATAAATAAACCTACCTAGGGTATGAAAATAGCAGCAATTATACTTCAGCATACATTACTGATGAGTTGttgatttttttcaaagaaaaaaaaattaaaaaaatcaaacagaGGAGAACATCCTGCTTTATAGAAAAGTTTAGGCCAACCAATTAAATATTGAAATAGTTAAGAGAATTCAGCGGATGATGATTGAATTCACAAAGATAATGGAAACTTGCACATCCTAATATGGACGGCTAACTGAAAAAAGTTCACATAATTGAAAGAGAGATTTGTTGCTCAGACATAACCTGATACAATGATCTTGCATTTCCAAATATGAAATCAATGGATCCTTGGACGTAGCATTCCAAGAAATAATGCCTTCCCATGTGATCAAAGAGTGTGTCTTGAGATCCCAAAATCCTGCATCTATATAACATGGCCTTGTCCCCGGACAGTCTCAATGCCACTGCTTGCATTCCTATTGCACCAGGCACTGCACCTTGTGCTGTGTTCTGCCACTCAGTCCATTTCAAGCTATCAGAACCAAAGAACGTTAGAAATTTTCTTTTCTGTATATCTTTTGTAAATAACATATCTAGCTTTTGCTACGAATTCTGGGTACCTCAAAAGTAATTCCTTTTGCGCAGAAGTAATCGGATTCTACGGCAACTGATGCAGAGTAAAAGGTCCCAACTGTCCGGCCATTGGGACCTCGATCAGATGCCTTTGAATGCCACGAGATAACAGTTTCAGAGCTCCCATTGGCAATGAATGAGATATAAGGCTTTGTTATGGGAATGATCACCTTCTCTCTGCAAAATCCAAATTTTCTGACGTTAACAAATGGAAAAAAGAGAAACATCTAGGCAATGAGACCATGTTCTAATGAAATAACGAAGGCTTCTCAATTGGAAGGATGCTTTGCAAGTTTTTGACACAAAGGAAGGATGAAGAAGTATAACATTTTCGCAATCCGAAGTTCGGCAGAGAAAAGGATCAcacatcataaatttaaaaagccTAGAACAACGCAAAGTAAAAACACTCAAACCatgctgaaagaaaaaaaaaaaaaagagcaaattACTGGCCAAAAGAGAACTTGCTGGCCAAATGACCAGTGCTCTCTTACAAACCTAATAACATTTCTACTGCTGCTAGCTTGCGTACCTAAAGTTAACAGAAAACACTCTTTTTTTTCCCCAAAATTTGCAAGTCTAAACAATGAGGACTGATGAAAAACATATACATAATAACATCCTAgtctcttaaaaaaaatgaaacacaCAAGCTATGGAAATGGCCACAGAAATCATCAAGTAGATTACATAATACCATCATGGTCTGGTGGCTTCTCCACACTCACCTATACACTCCTGGAGAAATAAATATCTTCACTCTTTCCTTATTACCATCTGGAACGATATTCACCGCTCCCTGCACTGTCCTCGAATCTCCACTCCCATCCTTCGATACCAACATGACTCGACTGTGAGCCCTATCAATTAAATTGTTCCCAGAGTAATTCTTTGCACTCAAGTCATCCCAAGAAATGAAATCCTTGTGCCGTATCTGGGTTCCCTGACAATCAAAACCCTGAAACAAGCCACAACAAAGAGACTTAAAACAAAGAAGTCCATCTCTCTCcacctctatctctctctctcaaactcACTGCTTTAGAGCTTGTCATTATTCTGGGTCTTATAGAGTGTGGAAGTTATAGAGAGTGAGGCGTTGAAGGGGTGGGAAACTGATGATGCTATTAAACGTTGGGAGGTAAAAAGACATACAACGAGAAGGGATGCCTCCGTGTAGTTAATGAGCAGTTGGACTGTTTGAGACGCAACGGTTACGTCTTATATTGTAACTGAAACAGGATTGTGAAAGACTCTAAAGCTTCGCCGGCTTTCAAAGGCCTATCGTATTATATGTTGTATGGTTACGTGAAGTGTATTTAGGCCATTGGGCCGATCGATCTATGACACGAAGAGCCTTAAGACTAATACAAGAGTCTCGGGAGGAATTGAAGAGGAACAAAGTTGGTGGAATGGACGATCTGAGTTTGGGGAACAATCCCGTCTCGGAGAATGGCAAGGCCACAGGGATTAGAGGAGGCGGAAACAATGATCAGCAGTTGGAAAAGAACGGAACAGGGAATGACTTCTCTAAAGTTGGAGAAGATGGAAACGCTTCACGCCATTCATGGCCGTCGAATTCTCAAGGAATGATCTGAAAGAGGCTCGAGCCGAGTGGCGGCTGGCTCTTATTGGAAGAACTTTGGTGAAGCGACTTGGTCTAGAATTTCTTATTAATTCGTTGAAGGAACTACGGAGACTGCAGGTGACTCTGAAGCTTTTCCTATTGGAGGAGATCATTTTGTATTCAGATTTCAATCTGAGGTTATTGGAGGACAGGTTGCCACGAGATTCCCAGCATTTTTGGCTGGATGATTGGACTGAAAGTTTCAAGTTGAGAAGTTTCGCAAGAGTCTGTGACTTGGTTGATCTTAATGAACCACCG
This genomic window from Elaeis guineensis isolate ETL-2024a chromosome 13, EG11, whole genome shotgun sequence contains:
- the LOC105056107 gene encoding LOW QUALITY PROTEIN: pectinesterase QRT1-like (The sequence of the model RefSeq protein was modified relative to this genomic sequence to represent the inferred CDS: inserted 1 base in 1 codon), with the protein product MDFFVLSLFVVACFRVLXCQGTQIRHKDFISWDDLSAKNYSGNNLIDRAHSRVMLVSKDGSGDSRTVQGAVNIVPDGNKERVKIFISPGVYREKVIIPITKPYISFIANGSSETVISWHSKASDRGPNGRTVGTFYSASVAVESDYFCAKGITFENTAQGAVPGAIGMQAVALRLSGDKAMLYRCRILGSQDTLFDHMGRHYFLECYVQGSIDFIFGNARSLYQGCRLHAVAMSYGAVAASQRNSPKDDSGFSFLDCRLDGSGILYLGRAWGRYARVVYSYCQLEGIIIPEGWSDWGDPSRTRTVWFGEFNCSGKGANLRKRVQWARSLNYDEARPFLDQNYIDGNQWLRL